The Amycolatopsis viridis genome window below encodes:
- a CDS encoding RtcB family protein: protein MFTAVEGARVPIRMWADPASVEDAAMRQLHNVANLPWVHGLAVMPDVHYGKGATVGSVIAMRDAVSPAAVGVDIGCGMSAVRTSLTAGDLPDDLGRLRRRIEDAVPVGFALHQTPVDPARVPGTRGWNEFWSAFGHLHEGVQNLRDRARAQIGSLGGGNHFIEVCLEQGGPDAGRVWLMLHSGSRGIGNELAKRHIDIARKLPHNADLPDRDLAVFVAGTPEMAAYRRDLFWAQEYAARNRATMVALVQRALAAEVPGVRFDEPISCHHNYVAEETYDGVDVLVTRKGAIRAGAGDLGIIPGSMGTGSYVVRGLGNETSFHSASHGAGRRMSRTKARKTFTAADLAAQTSGVECRKDEGVVDEIPAAYKDIESVIKAQTDLVEVVAHLKQVVCVKG from the coding sequence ATGTTCACCGCAGTCGAGGGCGCCCGGGTACCCATCCGCATGTGGGCCGACCCGGCGTCCGTCGAGGACGCCGCGATGCGGCAGCTGCACAACGTCGCCAACCTGCCGTGGGTGCACGGGCTGGCCGTGATGCCGGACGTGCACTACGGCAAGGGTGCGACGGTCGGCAGTGTCATCGCGATGCGCGACGCGGTCTCCCCCGCCGCGGTCGGTGTGGACATCGGCTGCGGCATGAGCGCGGTGCGCACCTCGCTGACCGCCGGGGACCTGCCCGACGACCTGGGCCGGCTGCGGCGGCGCATCGAGGACGCCGTGCCGGTTGGCTTCGCGCTGCACCAGACCCCGGTCGACCCGGCCCGGGTGCCCGGCACGCGCGGCTGGAACGAGTTCTGGTCGGCGTTCGGGCACCTGCACGAGGGCGTGCAGAACCTGCGGGACCGGGCGCGGGCCCAGATCGGCAGCCTCGGCGGCGGCAACCACTTCATCGAGGTCTGCCTCGAACAGGGCGGCCCGGACGCCGGCCGGGTGTGGCTGATGCTGCACTCGGGGTCGCGCGGCATCGGCAACGAACTCGCCAAGCGGCACATCGACATCGCGCGGAAGCTGCCGCACAACGCGGACCTGCCGGACCGCGATCTGGCGGTGTTCGTCGCCGGGACACCGGAGATGGCGGCCTACCGGCGGGACCTGTTCTGGGCGCAGGAGTACGCGGCCCGCAACCGGGCGACGATGGTCGCGCTCGTGCAGCGGGCGCTCGCCGCCGAGGTGCCCGGGGTGCGGTTCGACGAGCCGATCTCGTGCCACCACAACTACGTGGCCGAGGAAACCTACGACGGCGTGGACGTGCTGGTGACCCGCAAGGGCGCCATCCGCGCCGGGGCAGGTGACCTGGGCATCATCCCCGGCAGCATGGGCACCGGCTCGTACGTCGTGCGGGGCCTGGGCAACGAGACGTCGTTCCACTCGGCGTCACACGGCGCCGGGCGGCGGATGTCGCGGACCAAAGCCCGCAAGACGTTCACCGCCGCCGACCTCGCGGCCCAGACCAGCGGCGTCGAGTGCCGCAAGGACGAGGGCGTGGTCGACGAGATCCCGGCCGCCTACAAGGACATCGAGTCGGTGATCAAGGCGCAGACCGACCTGGTCGAGGTGGTCGCGCACCTCAAGCAGGTCGTCTGCGTGAAGGGCTAG
- a CDS encoding MFS transporter encodes MPENRTLRLIMVVLAFSCGTTVANLYYAQPLLAGIASTFGVSQGSAALVVTLTQLGYAAGLALLMPLGDLVENRALASRTLVFTALALVVAAMAPVFGLFLAASVLIGVTSVVAQILIPFAAHLAPEEQRGRFVGTVMTGLLLGILLARTLSSVVAGAFGWRTIYVVSAVLMLVVAVAVRRILPHRRPSHDEGYRRLMGSILTLAREEPALRRRAACQALMFGAFSAFWTSVAFELTGRHGLTQTEVGMFALVGAAGATAAPLAGRLGDRGHGRLGSGIALALAAVAMVVAWLGAGSLIVLALAAIVLDLAVQGHQVLSQREIYGLRADARARINTVFMTTIFVGGAVASALAGTLYDRFAWAGPCLFGAALPLIALGIWTTSTVRARRREAARRTAPVS; translated from the coding sequence ATGCCGGAAAACCGCACCCTGCGGCTGATCATGGTCGTGCTCGCGTTCTCCTGCGGCACCACGGTGGCGAACCTGTACTACGCGCAACCGCTGCTGGCGGGGATCGCGTCCACGTTCGGCGTGAGCCAGGGCAGCGCCGCGCTGGTGGTGACGCTGACCCAGCTCGGCTACGCGGCCGGGCTCGCGCTGCTCATGCCGCTCGGTGATCTGGTGGAGAACCGGGCGCTGGCCTCGCGCACGCTGGTGTTCACCGCGCTCGCGCTCGTGGTGGCGGCCATGGCGCCGGTGTTCGGGTTGTTCCTGGCAGCCTCGGTGCTGATCGGGGTGACGTCGGTGGTGGCGCAGATCCTCATCCCGTTCGCCGCGCACCTCGCGCCCGAGGAGCAGCGCGGCCGGTTCGTCGGCACGGTGATGACCGGCCTGCTGCTGGGGATCCTGCTCGCACGCACCCTGTCCAGCGTGGTCGCCGGGGCGTTCGGGTGGCGCACGATCTACGTCGTGTCGGCGGTGCTGATGCTGGTGGTCGCGGTCGCCGTGCGGCGGATCCTGCCGCACCGCCGGCCTTCGCACGACGAGGGCTACCGGCGGCTGATGGGGTCCATCCTGACGCTGGCGCGGGAGGAACCCGCGCTGCGGCGGCGCGCGGCGTGCCAGGCGCTGATGTTCGGGGCGTTCTCCGCGTTCTGGACGTCCGTGGCGTTCGAGCTGACCGGCCGGCACGGGCTCACGCAGACCGAGGTCGGGATGTTCGCGCTGGTCGGCGCGGCGGGCGCGACGGCGGCACCGCTCGCGGGGCGGCTGGGCGACCGCGGCCACGGCCGGCTCGGCAGCGGGATCGCGCTGGCGCTGGCCGCGGTGGCGATGGTGGTGGCCTGGCTGGGCGCCGGTTCGCTGATCGTGCTGGCGCTCGCGGCGATCGTGCTGGATCTCGCGGTACAGGGCCACCAGGTGCTTTCGCAGCGGGAGATCTACGGCCTGCGGGCGGACGCGCGTGCCCGCATCAACACGGTGTTCATGACGACGATCTTCGTCGGCGGCGCGGTGGCCTCGGCGCTGGCCGGCACGTTGTACGACCGCTTCGCCTGGGCGGGTCCGTGCCTGTTCGGTGCCGCGCTGCCCCTGATCGCGCTGGGCATCTGGACCACGTCCACGGTCCGCGCCCGCCGCCGGGAAGCCGCCCGGCGCACCGCGCCCGTGTCCTGA
- a CDS encoding TetR/AcrR family transcriptional regulator, whose product MTTAPPARPARRGRPGYDLESLLAVAVKLFNERGYDGTSMEDLSRKLGITKSAIYHHVPSKQELLRLAVNRALDGLFEIVAELDAVDGRAVDRLEYLVRGSVRVLVDRLPFVTLLLRVRGNTKVERDALARRREFDHIVSDLVTRAVEEGDLRPDIDPPTAARLLFGMVNSLIEWYRPRGGQSAGQLAETVAAVAFDGLRIRSA is encoded by the coding sequence ATGACGACCGCACCGCCAGCCCGGCCCGCCCGGCGTGGCAGGCCGGGCTACGACCTGGAGTCCCTGCTCGCGGTCGCGGTCAAGCTGTTCAACGAGCGCGGCTACGACGGCACCAGCATGGAGGACCTGTCGCGCAAGCTCGGCATCACCAAGTCCGCCATCTACCACCACGTGCCGAGCAAACAGGAATTGCTGCGGCTGGCGGTGAACCGGGCACTGGACGGGTTGTTCGAGATCGTGGCCGAGCTGGACGCGGTCGACGGGCGCGCGGTCGACCGGCTGGAGTACCTGGTCCGCGGCAGCGTGCGGGTGCTGGTGGACCGCCTGCCGTTCGTGACGCTGCTGCTGCGCGTGCGCGGCAACACCAAGGTGGAGCGGGACGCCCTGGCCCGCCGCCGGGAGTTCGACCACATCGTCTCCGACCTGGTCACCCGGGCCGTGGAGGAGGGCGACCTGCGGCCGGACATCGACCCGCCGACCGCGGCCCGGCTGCTGTTCGGCATGGTGAACTCGCTGATCGAGTGGTACCGGCCGCGCGGTGGGCAGAGCGCCGGCCAGCTCGCCGAGACCGTGGCGGCGGTGGCCTTCGACGGGCTGCGGATCCGGTCCGCATAG
- the paaK gene encoding phenylacetate--CoA ligase PaaK, protein MTTTHSDVPSAKRLGTAPAPDDLSPAERMSVDELRAVQLERLQWTLRHAYRNVPFYRRKFDEAGVHPDDCRELADLAKFPCTTKNDLRDNYPFGMFAVPQEQVRRIHASSGTTGKPTVVGYTEADIDTWATVMARSIHAAGGRPGQKVHVAYGYGLFTGGLGAHYGVEKLGCTAIPASGGMTARQVQIITDFRPEVIMVTPSYMLTLLDEFERQGIDPASSSLRVGIFGAEPWTEQMRREIEQRMDLHAVDIYGLSEVMGPGVAQECVETKDGLHIWEDHFYPEVIDPVEGHVLDEGETGELLFTSLTKQAMPVIRYRTRDLTALRPGTARPSFRRMDKVTGRSDDMIILRGVNVFPTQIEEIVLATAGLAPHFQLKLTKQDRMDHLTVLVEARPDTAAERRASAAAEVAARVKDGVGVSVGVEVLDPDTLERSMGKLRRVIDQRPPA, encoded by the coding sequence ATGACCACCACGCACAGCGACGTGCCCTCCGCGAAGCGCCTCGGCACCGCACCGGCACCGGACGACCTCTCCCCCGCCGAGCGGATGAGCGTCGACGAGCTGCGGGCCGTCCAGCTCGAGCGTCTCCAGTGGACATTGCGGCACGCCTACCGGAACGTCCCGTTCTACCGCCGCAAGTTCGACGAGGCCGGGGTGCACCCCGACGACTGCCGCGAGCTGGCGGACCTGGCGAAGTTCCCCTGCACCACCAAGAACGACCTGCGCGACAACTACCCGTTCGGCATGTTCGCGGTGCCGCAGGAACAGGTGCGCCGCATCCACGCCTCCAGCGGCACCACCGGCAAACCGACCGTCGTCGGCTACACCGAGGCCGACATCGACACCTGGGCCACCGTGATGGCCCGCTCGATCCACGCGGCCGGCGGGCGGCCGGGCCAGAAGGTCCACGTCGCCTACGGCTACGGCCTGTTCACCGGCGGCCTCGGCGCGCACTACGGCGTGGAAAAGCTGGGCTGCACCGCGATCCCCGCCTCCGGCGGCATGACCGCGCGCCAGGTGCAGATCATCACCGACTTCCGGCCCGAAGTCATCATGGTGACCCCGTCCTACATGCTCACGCTGCTGGACGAGTTCGAGCGGCAGGGCATCGACCCGGCGTCGTCGTCGCTGCGGGTGGGCATCTTCGGCGCGGAACCGTGGACCGAGCAGATGCGCCGGGAGATCGAGCAGCGGATGGACCTGCACGCGGTGGACATCTACGGTCTGTCCGAAGTGATGGGTCCGGGCGTGGCGCAGGAGTGCGTGGAGACCAAGGACGGCCTGCACATCTGGGAGGACCACTTCTACCCCGAGGTGATCGACCCGGTCGAGGGACACGTGCTGGACGAGGGCGAGACGGGCGAGCTGTTGTTCACCTCGCTCACCAAGCAGGCCATGCCGGTGATCCGCTACCGCACCCGGGACCTCACCGCGTTGCGCCCGGGCACCGCGCGGCCGTCGTTCCGGCGCATGGACAAGGTCACCGGCCGCAGCGACGACATGATCATCCTGCGGGGCGTCAACGTATTCCCCACGCAGATCGAGGAGATCGTGCTCGCCACCGCCGGGCTGGCGCCGCACTTCCAGCTCAAGCTGACCAAGCAGGACCGGATGGACCACCTCACGGTCCTGGTCGAGGCGCGGCCGGACACCGCGGCCGAGCGCCGGGCGTCGGCGGCGGCGGAGGTCGCGGCCCGTGTCAAGGACGGCGTCGGCGTCAGCGTCGGCGTCGAGGTGCTCGACCCGGACACCCTCGAACGGTCGATGGGCAAGCTGCGCCGCGTGATCGACCAGCGGCCACCGGCCTGA
- the paaI gene encoding hydroxyphenylacetyl-CoA thioesterase PaaI: MFADDVASKALGIELVEAHDGRAVARMTVTEQMVNGHAIAHGGYLFLLADTTFACACNSHGPVTVAAGAEISFVASARLGDRLVATAEERTRYGRNGIYDVTVHRETDAGREVIAEFRGRSRTIGQAKN, encoded by the coding sequence ATGTTCGCCGACGACGTCGCGTCGAAGGCGCTCGGCATCGAACTCGTCGAGGCACACGACGGACGGGCCGTCGCGCGCATGACCGTGACCGAGCAGATGGTCAACGGGCACGCCATCGCCCACGGCGGCTACCTCTTCCTGCTGGCCGACACCACGTTCGCCTGCGCGTGCAACAGCCACGGCCCGGTGACCGTCGCCGCCGGCGCCGAGATCTCGTTCGTCGCCAGCGCCCGGCTCGGCGACCGGCTGGTCGCCACGGCGGAGGAACGCACGCGCTACGGGCGCAACGGCATCTACGACGTCACCGTGCACCGCGAGACCGACGCGGGACGCGAGGTGATCGCCGAATTCCGCGGCCGCAGCCGCACGATCGGCCAAGCGAAGAACTGA
- a CDS encoding enoyl-CoA hydratase/isomerase family protein: MADESTGDVVSVSRDGAVATVTLLRPALTTDLKTELRDALERVAADDEVRAVVLTGTGRAFCVGQDLAEHADALRADPATAFTTIDEHYNPIVTTLATMPKPVVAAVNGTCVGAGLGLALACDLRIAADTAKFGTAFTGIGLTCDSGLSATLARAVGAARASELVLLGDTFTAAQAAEWGVAGRVVPADELAATAAELAARLAAGPTLAYAAAKRALAESWGAPLPDVLRGEGEAQARLGLTADHRGAVEAFLAKSKPVFHGS; the protein is encoded by the coding sequence ATGGCTGACGAAAGCACCGGCGACGTTGTTTCCGTTTCCCGTGACGGCGCGGTGGCCACCGTGACCCTGCTCCGGCCCGCGCTCACCACCGACCTGAAAACCGAGCTGCGGGACGCACTCGAGCGGGTGGCCGCCGACGACGAGGTCCGCGCGGTCGTGCTGACCGGCACCGGCCGGGCGTTCTGCGTGGGCCAGGACCTGGCCGAGCACGCCGACGCGCTGCGCGCTGATCCGGCCACCGCCTTCACCACCATCGACGAGCACTACAACCCGATCGTCACCACGCTGGCGACCATGCCGAAGCCGGTGGTCGCGGCCGTGAACGGGACCTGCGTCGGCGCCGGGCTCGGCCTCGCCCTGGCCTGCGACCTGCGGATCGCCGCGGATACCGCGAAGTTCGGCACCGCGTTCACCGGCATCGGCCTGACCTGCGACTCCGGGTTGTCGGCGACGCTCGCGCGGGCGGTCGGCGCGGCCCGGGCGAGCGAGCTGGTCCTGCTCGGCGACACGTTCACCGCCGCGCAGGCCGCCGAGTGGGGTGTCGCCGGCCGCGTGGTGCCCGCCGACGAACTCGCCGCGACCGCCGCGGAGCTCGCCGCCCGGCTGGCCGCCGGCCCCACGCTCGCCTACGCGGCGGCCAAGCGGGCGCTGGCCGAGTCCTGGGGCGCGCCGCTGCCGGACGTGCTGCGCGGGGAAGGCGAGGCGCAGGCGCGGCTCGGGCTCACCGCCGACCACCGCGGCGCCGTGGAAGCCTTTCTGGCCAAGTCGAAGCCCGTCTTCCACGGGTCTTGA
- the paaZ gene encoding phenylacetic acid degradation bifunctional protein PaaZ — protein MAQQSTRMLRSYVSGAWRTGEGEGAPLHDAVTGAEVARISSAGIDMAAALDHGRRVGGPALRELTFHQRAALLKAVASHLREHRDELYELSARTGATLGDSKFDVDGGIGVLFAYSSKGKRELPNDTVYVDGDVEPLSKGGTFLGRHIATPLRGVAVQINAFNFPVWGPLEKFAPAFLAGVPSLVKPASQTAYLTERIVELIIESGLVPEGTLQLVSGSAGDLLDHLTEQDLVSFTGSASTAQKLRTHPVIVRQAVRFNAEADSLNCSILGPDARPGTPEFDLYVKQLVTEMTVKAGQKCTAIRRAFVPADLLDAVAEAARERLAEVRIGNPANAEVRMGALASLEQREEVRRSLKALQDASSVVFGDPEHVEVVDADAERGAFISPVLLSGDPERAEPHEVEAFGPVSTLMPYTSVEQVVDYAARGQGSLAGSVVTADPQFAREVVLGVAPWHGRLLVLDRDDAGESTGHGSPMPGLVHGGPGRAGGGEEMGGIRGVLHHMQRTAVQGSPKVLTAVTGRWVAGAPRATEDVHPFRKSLAELKIGDAVVAGPRTVTQEDIDHFAEFTGDTFYAHTDPAAAAANPLFGGIVAHGYLVVSFAAGLFVSPEPGPVLANYGLENLRFLTPVKPGDELTVTLTAKQITPRENADYGEVRWDADVTNSAGDSVAKYDVLTLVAKESN, from the coding sequence ATGGCCCAGCAGTCGACGAGGATGCTGCGCAGCTACGTCAGCGGCGCCTGGCGGACCGGCGAGGGTGAGGGGGCGCCCCTGCACGACGCGGTCACCGGCGCCGAGGTCGCCCGGATCTCCTCCGCCGGCATCGACATGGCCGCCGCGCTCGACCACGGCCGCCGCGTCGGCGGCCCAGCCCTGCGGGAACTGACCTTCCACCAGCGGGCCGCGCTGCTCAAGGCCGTGGCCTCCCACCTGCGCGAGCACCGAGACGAGCTGTACGAGCTGTCCGCCAGAACCGGGGCGACGCTCGGTGATTCCAAGTTCGACGTCGACGGCGGCATCGGCGTGCTGTTCGCCTACTCCAGCAAGGGCAAGCGCGAGCTGCCCAACGACACGGTCTACGTCGACGGCGACGTCGAGCCGCTGAGCAAGGGCGGCACGTTCCTCGGCCGGCACATCGCCACCCCGCTGCGCGGTGTCGCGGTGCAGATCAACGCGTTCAACTTCCCGGTCTGGGGCCCCCTGGAGAAGTTCGCCCCGGCGTTCCTCGCCGGCGTACCGAGCCTGGTCAAACCGGCCAGCCAGACCGCCTACCTCACCGAGCGGATCGTCGAGCTCATCATCGAGTCCGGGCTCGTCCCGGAGGGCACCCTGCAGCTGGTCTCCGGAAGCGCCGGTGACCTGCTGGACCACCTCACCGAGCAGGACCTGGTGTCGTTCACCGGCTCCGCCTCCACCGCGCAGAAGCTGCGCACGCACCCGGTCATCGTGCGCCAGGCTGTCCGATTCAACGCCGAGGCCGACTCGCTGAACTGCTCGATCCTCGGCCCGGACGCCCGGCCCGGCACGCCCGAGTTCGACCTCTACGTCAAGCAGCTGGTCACCGAGATGACCGTCAAGGCAGGCCAGAAGTGCACCGCCATCCGGCGCGCGTTCGTGCCGGCGGACCTGCTCGACGCCGTCGCCGAGGCCGCGCGCGAGCGGCTGGCGGAGGTCAGGATCGGCAACCCGGCGAACGCCGAGGTGCGGATGGGCGCGCTGGCCAGCCTGGAGCAGCGCGAGGAGGTGCGCCGCTCGCTGAAGGCGCTGCAGGACGCATCGAGCGTCGTGTTCGGCGACCCGGAGCACGTCGAGGTGGTCGACGCGGACGCCGAGCGCGGCGCCTTCATCTCCCCGGTGCTGCTCTCCGGCGACCCGGAGCGCGCCGAGCCGCACGAGGTCGAGGCGTTCGGCCCGGTGTCCACGCTGATGCCGTACACCTCGGTGGAGCAGGTCGTCGACTACGCGGCGCGTGGCCAGGGCAGCCTCGCCGGCTCGGTCGTCACCGCGGATCCGCAGTTCGCCCGCGAGGTCGTGCTCGGCGTCGCGCCGTGGCACGGCCGGCTGCTCGTGCTCGACCGCGACGACGCCGGGGAATCCACCGGCCACGGCTCCCCGATGCCCGGCCTGGTGCACGGCGGACCCGGCCGCGCCGGTGGCGGCGAGGAGATGGGCGGCATCCGCGGCGTGCTGCACCACATGCAGCGCACCGCCGTGCAGGGCAGCCCCAAGGTGCTCACCGCGGTCACCGGCCGCTGGGTGGCGGGCGCGCCGCGGGCGACCGAGGACGTGCACCCGTTCCGCAAGTCCCTCGCGGAGCTGAAGATCGGCGATGCGGTGGTGGCCGGTCCGCGGACGGTGACGCAGGAGGACATCGACCACTTCGCCGAGTTCACCGGCGACACCTTCTACGCCCACACCGATCCGGCGGCCGCGGCGGCGAACCCGCTGTTCGGCGGCATCGTGGCGCACGGCTACCTGGTCGTGTCGTTCGCCGCCGGCCTGTTCGTCTCGCCCGAGCCCGGCCCCGTGCTCGCCAACTACGGCCTGGAGAACCTGCGGTTCCTCACCCCGGTCAAGCCCGGTGACGAGCTCACCGTGACGCTGACCGCCAAGCAGATCACCCCCCGCGAGAACGCCGACTACGGCGAGGTCCGCTGGGACGCCGATGTGACCAACTCCGCGGGTGACTCCGTCGCCAAGTACGACGTGCTCACCCTGGTGGCCAAGGAGAGCAACTGA
- the paaA gene encoding 1,2-phenylacetyl-CoA epoxidase subunit PaaA → MTLSAIPIDDLEQHFEHTIEKDQRIEPRDWVPEGYRKTMIRQIAQHAHSEIIGMQPEGNWITRAPSLRRKAILLAKVQDEAGHGLYLYSAAETLGADRGDLTEKLINGRQKYSSIFNYPTLSFADVGAIGWLVDGAAICNQVPLCRSSYGPYARAMIRICKEESFHQRQGYELLMTMMKGTQAQRDMVQDAVNRFWWPSLMMFGPPDAESANTAQSMAWKIKRHTNDELRQRFVDMTVPQAEALGVTLPDPELKWNPERGHYDFGQVDWDEMKQVVAGNGPCNAERIARRRQAHEDGAWVREAAAAHARKRAEASA, encoded by the coding sequence ATGACGCTGTCCGCGATACCGATCGACGACCTCGAGCAGCACTTCGAGCACACCATCGAGAAGGACCAGCGGATCGAGCCGCGGGACTGGGTGCCCGAGGGCTACCGCAAGACGATGATCCGGCAGATCGCGCAGCACGCGCACTCCGAGATCATCGGCATGCAGCCGGAGGGCAACTGGATCACCCGTGCGCCGTCGCTGCGGCGCAAGGCGATCCTGCTCGCCAAGGTCCAGGACGAGGCCGGGCACGGGCTCTACCTGTACTCGGCGGCGGAGACCCTGGGCGCGGACCGCGGCGACCTGACCGAGAAGCTGATCAACGGACGGCAGAAGTACTCCTCGATCTTCAACTACCCGACGCTGTCGTTCGCCGACGTCGGCGCGATCGGCTGGCTGGTCGACGGCGCGGCGATCTGCAACCAGGTTCCGTTGTGCCGCAGCAGCTACGGCCCCTACGCCCGGGCGATGATCCGGATCTGCAAGGAGGAGTCGTTCCACCAGCGGCAGGGCTACGAGCTGCTGATGACCATGATGAAGGGCACCCAGGCGCAGCGCGACATGGTGCAGGACGCCGTCAACCGGTTCTGGTGGCCGTCGCTGATGATGTTCGGACCGCCGGACGCCGAATCGGCCAACACCGCGCAGTCGATGGCGTGGAAGATCAAGCGGCACACCAACGACGAGCTGCGCCAGCGGTTCGTGGACATGACCGTGCCGCAGGCCGAGGCGCTCGGCGTCACGCTGCCGGATCCGGAGCTGAAGTGGAACCCCGAGCGCGGGCACTACGACTTCGGCCAGGTCGACTGGGACGAGATGAAGCAGGTCGTCGCCGGCAACGGGCCGTGCAACGCCGAGCGCATCGCCCGGCGTCGCCAGGCGCACGAGGACGGCGCGTGGGTCCGCGAGGCGGCGGCCGCGCACGCGCGCAAGAGGGCGGAGGCGTCGGCGTGA
- the paaB gene encoding 1,2-phenylacetyl-CoA epoxidase subunit PaaB codes for MSKSEWPLYEVFVRGKRGLNHVHVGSLRAADDQMALHNARDLYTRRNEGVSIWVVKAADITASSPDEKDPFFAPSGDKVYRHPTFYDIPDNVPHM; via the coding sequence GTGAGCAAGAGCGAGTGGCCGCTGTACGAGGTGTTCGTGCGCGGTAAGCGTGGCCTCAACCACGTGCACGTCGGGTCGCTGCGCGCGGCCGACGACCAGATGGCCCTGCACAACGCCCGCGACCTGTACACGCGGCGCAACGAGGGCGTGAGCATCTGGGTGGTCAAGGCGGCCGACATCACCGCCTCGTCGCCGGACGAGAAGGACCCGTTCTTCGCGCCCTCCGGTGACAAGGTGTACCGGCACCCGACCTTCTACGACATCCCCGACAACGTTCCCCACATGTAA
- the paaC gene encoding 1,2-phenylacetyl-CoA epoxidase subunit PaaC, producing MSFDNAYEALIDAHDDSRWAFGTGFEDPLAGVDTSVPSGVDGVELAQYCLMLGDDALVFSHRLQQWCTRAPELEDEVAIANIGLDLLGQARLLLARAGKADGSDRGEDDYAFFRAEHEFRNVRLAELERGDFGQLIAVLLVFSTWRLALFQRLRDSADPVLAAIADKGVKELTYHRDYAAQWAVRLGDGTAFSRERMQAGLDEIWPFVDELFVPHEIESRLTAAGVAADPATVCAEVDEVLAQVFTAGTLNRPQVSGKAGVDGQTGRGGRHTEAMGYLLAELQSVARAHPEATW from the coding sequence GTGTCTTTTGACAACGCGTATGAAGCGCTGATCGACGCGCACGACGACTCCCGGTGGGCGTTCGGCACCGGTTTCGAGGATCCGCTGGCCGGGGTGGACACCTCGGTGCCGTCCGGTGTGGACGGTGTGGAGCTGGCGCAGTACTGCCTGATGCTGGGCGACGACGCGCTGGTGTTCTCGCACCGGCTGCAGCAGTGGTGCACCCGGGCGCCCGAGCTGGAGGACGAGGTCGCGATCGCCAACATCGGCCTGGACCTGCTCGGCCAGGCCCGGCTGCTGCTCGCCCGTGCCGGCAAGGCCGACGGCAGCGACCGGGGCGAGGACGACTACGCGTTCTTCCGCGCCGAGCACGAGTTCCGCAACGTGCGGCTCGCCGAGCTGGAACGCGGCGACTTCGGGCAGCTCATCGCGGTGCTGCTGGTGTTCTCGACCTGGCGGCTGGCGCTGTTCCAGCGGCTGCGTGACTCGGCGGACCCGGTGCTCGCCGCGATCGCGGACAAGGGCGTCAAGGAGCTGACCTACCACCGCGACTACGCCGCCCAGTGGGCCGTGCGGCTCGGCGACGGCACCGCGTTCTCCCGGGAACGCATGCAGGCCGGGCTGGACGAGATCTGGCCGTTCGTGGACGAGCTGTTCGTGCCGCACGAGATCGAGTCGCGGCTGACCGCCGCCGGTGTCGCGGCCGACCCGGCGACGGTGTGCGCCGAGGTCGACGAGGTGCTGGCGCAGGTGTTCACCGCGGGCACCCTGAACCGGCCGCAGGTGAGCGGCAAGGCCGGGGTGGACGGGCAGACCGGCCGGGGTGGCCGGCACACCGAGGCCATGGGCTACCTGCTCGCCGAGCTGCAGAGCGTGGCGCGTGCCCACCCGGAGGCAACATGGTGA
- the paaD gene encoding 1,2-phenylacetyl-CoA epoxidase subunit PaaD, whose product MVSARAVAETVRDPELPMLTLADLGVLREVSESDGAVTVAITPTYTGCPAMDTMRDDLVHALRGAGYERVEVRTVLQPAWSSDWISADGRRKLAEAGIAPPGSAPQRPSGPIPLTLHPPVRRVSCPRCGSADTELVSEFGATACKSLVRCRACDEPFEHVKEI is encoded by the coding sequence ATGGTGAGCGCCCGCGCCGTCGCGGAAACGGTCCGCGACCCCGAGCTGCCGATGCTGACGCTGGCCGACCTCGGCGTGCTGCGCGAGGTGTCCGAATCGGACGGTGCGGTGACGGTGGCGATCACGCCCACCTACACCGGCTGCCCCGCCATGGACACCATGCGCGACGACCTGGTGCACGCGCTGCGTGGCGCCGGGTACGAGCGGGTCGAGGTCCGCACCGTGCTGCAGCCGGCCTGGAGCAGCGACTGGATCAGCGCCGACGGCCGCCGCAAGCTCGCCGAGGCCGGGATCGCGCCGCCCGGCAGCGCGCCGCAGCGGCCGTCCGGCCCGATCCCGTTGACGCTGCACCCGCCGGTGCGCCGGGTGTCCTGCCCGCGCTGCGGCTCGGCGGACACCGAGCTGGTGTCGGAGTTCGGGGCCACCGCGTGCAAGTCGCTGGTGCGGTGCCGGGCCTGCGACGAACCCTTCGAGCACGTGAAGGAGATCTGA